From the Anguilla rostrata isolate EN2019 chromosome 5, ASM1855537v3, whole genome shotgun sequence genome, the window AAAACGCATGTTGTTTGTGTGGGATTCAGCTGAGGAAGGGGGATTTTGAGGAGTATTTTGTATGAGCGAATCCCATCTGGCATCTGGCCACCCACACAGGGCAGGGTGCGTGTGTTGAAATGAGTTCCTCTCTCGTGTTCCCCACAGCTCCTGATAGTGAAGCAGAAagaccagcaggaggcgctgctACGCCAGCATCTAGTCGAGGACAAGGGCCTTCACGGAGGGGCGTCCTACATGGACTTCCTGTGTCACGTCCATAGAGAGATCCGGCAGCTGCTCACTTAACCGTGAGGGACCaggtcaggggtgtccaatttaatccgaaaagggccggtgggGGAGCAGGTTTTTATTACAGCCCAGCGCTATgacaactaattaactaatcatggtcttcaatcaagccCTTGATAATTagaatcatggtcttcaatcaagccCTTGCTAATTAGAATCATGTGTTTTAATGCTGGCctggaacaaaaacctgtacccacaccATCCATTTTCGGATGATATTTGACACCCCTGGACTAGGTGGTACCACatcaaaaaccacaaaacctGTGTCTTACCCAACCCTCCTCCTGCAGTTCATAAATGaatctcctttttttcctgaaataggtgtattttttttttttttttttgtatattccTTTTATCATACTTTTCTAATGGCAATCTATGCACATCTAAGCACATTTTCTTACAAAGAGGGGATGGTGATGTTTGGATTGAAGACACCAGTCAAGATGTCTTCGTCAACCCCTAGCCCCTATCAACAAATTGTGCTTATTTAACTGAATACTGATCAGAGATCAGTTACCATAGAGTTCAGCGGCAGGACAGTGAGAATAAATGATGTAGTAATGCAGTAATATTAGGCTTGAGCAAAGAGCTTGAGCGTACATATAACCTCAGTGATGCCATGTTCCATTTGATAGGGTTTTTATATATTAACCCACAGAGTGCCGACTGTCATTCAATACAGGATGCACCTGGAACAGTAATTCCCTCTCTACTGAGAGAATAGCGATGCATAAATACATGTAGTGAAGCAGACATAtctttaataatttttaatgaaagaggATGCGATTGAGTAGTCTGTCCTCTGAGCAGCCTTAATTTGTACATAAGAACTGATGGTGTGGATGTTAAACTAATAGCCAAAGCTTCTTTGTGACCAACAGGCTGAACACGGGCAggatatgtttcattttttattttgtagcaTTTGCATCTATACTGGTTAAAACCAGTGTAGTTAAAATAGGAAAGAACAGCAAGGTTACATCCATACAGGTTAAAGCCAGTACAATTAAAATAGGAAAGATTATGAGTTTGCATACATACTGGTAGTTAAAATAGGAAAGAACAGCAGGTCcacatctttcattttttgttttttttttttggtgggggggagagaggggaggatgtGCAGCAGAGTTAAGTACTAACTATTTGGCATTATGTGTTGGAAAGTAGCAAATGCAgattattacaaatatttaaaaatgtgtacggtatttatgaaagcatttcattcattccttACTTTGACAGatcttttttattcttaagtTTGTGGTTTCAACATTTCTTTGTCCTTGTTTTCTGACAATATTTTGCTTCTACCACCAATGCACAATGTAAACTATAGGGGGTGGCTAAGCATTAATTACCTTGTAAGGTTTCCTACTTTTGGCTAATCTGAAATCATTGTGTGGCAGTTTCTCTCTGgtaagggggggaaaaaaatcttaattcTTTTATCGTTTTCATCCTGACTTTAATTAGATCCACAAGTGTTTGGGCCTAATTTTGGTCAGCTTATTGATAAAATATTGAAACTCGATTGTGGATTTAAGAATTTTTCAGGTAAGCGAATGAGTCTGCTTGTTGTGTCAGAGACTGTGCTGTGTACCCACAGttaatatatcaaatatattcatatatatcgGTCATTACTTTGGCCTGTTAGTgttcattaatttattcttttgcAAAATTATCACTTGTGCATTTGTTTACTTTGATTCATATGAAACGCGTCCTGTGATTTGTCACCCGACTCGCGCCTTAATGAATTCTCAGAGAATGTAACTTGTGAACATTTTGTTCAGTTCTTACACTATTTAGCTGATGAGAAGGGTTTGTATGCATATTCATCTCAGGTAATGCGTGTGTATAACCAGTGTCATGATTGCACAAAACTGTTCCATAAAAAGAACAGGTGGAGTTTACTACACTTGTAATGGAGCACACAGCCTTGTGATGGGGTCTTGAATGAGTCTTCACGGATGTCTGAATGCATAGTGCAGTTTGCGTGTGTTAAAACATTAAAGCAGAGCTGTGTTTTGATTAAACGCCCACGTCTCAATCCATTCTGCCTCGGGCTAATTCGTCCAGTTGAATGAATGTcggttcagttcccaggtgaggtgctgtctgtttctaTGATAAGATACTGAAccagaactgcttcagtaagtACCCTGCCGTGTAAGTGGcttctatttaaaatgtatgtccgatcagagcgtctgctaattggctaaatgtaaatgtaattaatgtgaGCCACAAAcaacaaatttaagaaatgttggcataataaataaataaataaataaataataaataataaaaactaaaaaataaaaagtcaaatgtttatttattcgGGGAATGAGTCTTAAGAGTTAAAAAGAGCATTTCGGTTGCTGGGTATCAGGCGGcatgagccaatcaaatttcacaaaattaaaaatgaaatattacagcCACCAGAGGTCGCCGTTGAGTATCCATGATTCATGATTTCTTCTGTGACACAGTAACAGTGGTTGTTTCCCAAGTGAACACCACACTTCCACTCAGTCTAATGAAAGTGGGCGTGTCACATGTTGTACAGTAGTGAGGAAGTTGCCAAgtcaaattaatcaaataaattgctaacttttaaagttttgttacaTGTATTAACATTcctatacatttattttccatgtaaataaaatctgcttataaattattttgaatccAACCTGAGAATCCATCTTCCATCACACAACAACTGGGAGGTCTTTGTTAAATAGTTTTAATGATTGGTTcacaagacaataaaaaaacacgCATCTTGTCCCCCATGTCATATTACAGAaataacactgtacattttctgtccttgtttcctgtgtgtgtacaatgtcattttgttcagtagtttaaaagtccagtttcaCTTACCATGCAATGCAGAGAGcaaaaagcactgaaaattaTGGATGAAAGCATTTCATAAaggaataaatatgaataacttGCATCCAGTCACAATAGAaacatttagacatttttatCTCCTTGAGTAGCATCACAGAATATCATGTTAAAACTGCATATTTGAGGTAAATACTACTGGAtctgtgtgcttctgtttaAACCTACACTCCCATATCTGAGAAGACTTGAAATTAAACAGAAAGTGCATATGATCTATAACAGGATGTTGGATCAGGCTTACATCATATACACAACCTTTAGCTTTAGAAAATTCtgcattaaaaagcatttatacagcagcaTAGAATATGTTATTGTATGTGATTCATATTCTACCCATGTTGCTCTGCATAAGTTATAATAAAGCACTGGCGTCATTTATGAAATACAAAGTATGCAGAAATGCAGTGTGTTTTATGATGTTATGAAGACTTGCTGAGCAGCATGACCTATTATGATTggcaaataaacaaactgtcATCCAACTCACTCATACATCATACAATGCTATTTACATTTGTTTCGTATTATACACTTGTCTTACACAGTAATCTGTCAGGGGCGATTGCTTGATTTATGGGAGATTGTAGGTTGTGGTGATCTGTCCATCttagagaaaaaagaaagataaaagtgacagctaaataaaataactctCCTTCGCAATGAAGCTCTGTCCATAATGCTGCTGTTCAATGTGGCGTAAGATTTTCAATAACAGATGAAATATCAAAGTACGGCCTGAGAGTTGCTTGGGTTACTGAACTGATAGTCAAACGTGTCCCAAATCTGAAATATTTAGCCCAAATGTAGAATTAAATAAAGGCTGAGATTcagtcaacttttttttttcttaagtttgACTAGCAGTTGAAAGCAATAATTCCTTATATtctttacatacacacatggtGTGGCGAGTTGAACAATCACTAACACTTGCTCAACagactgagtttgtgaagaaaaagtgtaaTGCTTCAGTTTACTTGTAAGTCGAATTGTAAGAACAAATGTCAAACGAATGCAGGAAAGTCTTCCTAAGACATAATTCTTTAAAGCAAAGACAGTATGTCATTAAGAGTGATATATACAcaaattggatttttaaaaactaataaataaaatgaaagaagctGATGATAATAAGAACAGGACAAAAATGATACAAGTTTACAATCAACAGTTGTTTAATTCTTGTTTcttcctatttttaaaaatgctagaATAACAAAATGTGCCTTTCTCCAAAAATTTCTAAAACGAAGCATACtgttcaaaaatatatacagcatattgtatgtgtgagcgGTCGAACGAGCACAGTTTGCATAAAACGCTAGGAAACGCACCGCCACACACAACGCTGTCTCTCAATACTGCGTGGAGGGTCCTGGGAAGTACTGCGTTCGCTGAAGGATGAGGATGCCGCCATTGCAGGACTCCATGTTCGGCCCGAGTTACAGGACGTTCTCAAACAGCTGCATGGACCTCATTATATTTtcgtcctgcagggggcgacagaggaTGAGCAGCGCGACAAGGACGCATGGTTTGCCGCCCTAAAGCAATATCGTCAAAGTTAATTTGCTTCCATGGTAACGCATAACTTAAAACACATAACAGTAGGCTGGAACTGTAACCACAAAAAGGTCATTTGCACCAAATCACCAAATCAGAACAAGTGACGAAATAACTCACTTTTTGGCAGCAGTCAATGAACTCATCTATGGTTACCACTCCATCCtgatttttgtccattttctAGTGAGCAGGTAATGGAAAAGAGATGGGAAACACTGCAATTAGTACATTATATACCactataacaataacaatataacTACTGTAACTTTCTCATGGACACGAcaacaaaatgtaatgcatacTGTAATACACCATGTCCTTGTCTTTCATTTGAGGGCGTTGAATTTAAACATAAGCACTGGGACAGAGGTGGCTGAAATTAAAGTTTTAAACAGGTTGTCTAAGAAAGAGAACAAATGACCAGATTCCATTAGCCAGCTCGTGGGAAAGTGCACTGAGATTAAAACAGGGGAAAAGCCTGCATAAAGTATGTCTCTTCACCACACCCACATTTATAGATCTGGCAGCGTATAAGCAGGTTTAGcggctgtgtgtgagtcaggTGTCGGGTCTGAGCGCAGTATTACTTGGAAGAACAGCTCCACGTGCTGTCTGGGGGCCTCGTCCTTAAGCATCGGATACGTACATCTCCCCATCATGTCATAAATGGCTCTCATGATGTCCAGCATTTCCTGAAATAAGTattcttttcgttttttttttttagaagccaAGCACCTCATGGTGACCTGGCCtattactcactcactctcacggCTAGTCAGTTagtctgtcactcactcacaatcaCTCACATTTTGCAGGCCTCCACAAGGGAGAGCTTTTAGCCCTCAAGTTGCTGAAATTCAGGTTTGCTTCAATGGCATAGAGTCTCCATTTTTTATTACTGAGATAAGCCAAACTAAGTTACCAttccaacaaacaaaaaggaaaagaaagagggtTGTCTAACACATAACTTACACATCAAAGACTTTGTACATTTATAAAAGATCCTTTTGGCAAGCACTTCTGTAAATGTGTCCATACCTCTTTAGTCACATATCCGTCTTTGTTGATGTCATATAGATTGAAGGCCCAGTTCAGCTTCTCCTGCACTGAGCCCCTTAGCAAGATAGAGAGGCCCATGACAAAATCCTGCAACCATGACAACGGCAACCATCAGCTGACGCATACTTTTTGGAAAAATTAACTGTAGtgtgaaatgcacacaaaagaaTGTCTTACCTCAAAACTCACAGATCCATTGTAATCTGTATCAAATGCATTGAACAAAAAATGTGCATACCTCGATGCATCTGAAACGATACATGAAAAAGTATGAATTTGAAGTTAGGCTGTTACTGTTTATCAGGGACCGATTCAATGAGACACAAAACATCTAGGCACAGCAATACTCTTTTAATGCATGAAAATGAAGTACTTCATGTCATTTACAAAACTGTTTTTCAGTTGGCTGTAGTCTGAATTGGCCCTTGAAATCTTATGGTTTTCTAGCAAGATTAACCCTCTAAGGTCTGCTATAGGGCTATTTCATGCAGACAGGAACAAACCGCCACCATTtcaatgtttatgtgtgtgtgtgtatgtgcaagaagaataaaaagacGTCCATGTCAGTGTGCTCTAACACGCCACAGCGATATAATGGAGGCGACTAAGGGCGAATGACAAGCAATACAAAGTGCCACAACATGCGACTGTCATTATCTTTAATGCCACCCAAATCAAACCGAGCATAAAGACTCACGTCAGTGCGCTTCTGTCGCCACTGACACATAATCATTTATCTCTTTAGTGTTCAATCTTATCCGTAGACAGGCGAATATCACGGAGCCCAAAAAGTGGAGAACAATTTGTAGGCAACCCAACGCTAATTTAACGTATTGCATTTTACAGTGGCTTTGCTTAATGGCTCCTGTGGCTGTGATTGCTTTGGGGCTCTAGCTTCGCCTTTGACAGTTGCAAAAcgaatttcaaaataataaccgTGACAACGCGCTCGGACAGTGAGCGACGCCCCCTTGATGGAGGTAGGACTTTAAATATATTCCTGGATTGTGAGCAGGTGAGTTGCCTAGCCTGGGCGGCTGTTTTACATCTAAACACGTTGCAGTTAATTTAGATAGTGAAGTCATTTGTTCTAGTATTTTAGTAttatttagtattattttagaattaatagttttagtggccaggtgtccgcactttcaccaattaggagccgaTTCACCTGTCTTTAGCTCTTTTTATATAATCGTTGCAAAGTAGCACGATATAGGCTAAATGTTAAAGCGACTAattaaaaattaacagcttgttcaAATTCTGGGATGGCAACTGCAGTTGGGACGAAACTCAGCCTACACAGCAGTTCCACTGATTTAGACGTATCAACATACAGGCAAAACAACACGAATTAAACAATGTATGAATACGTCTCAGAGCTTGTTGAAAATAAGTCAACGGAAGTAAACAAAATCCAATCGgaacagtgtttaaaaaagaagTAACATAGCAAAACCCACCATTGCATACATTATTTAACGCAGGGCAGCCCAACCACTgtcatgtaggttttcatttcaaccctaaatCAGGCACTCACTAGGTATATAGCAGCTCTCGTTTCCCACGTGAGTTCAATTTAAAGGCAATTCTGCACCGAACGCAAGCTTTCAGACAACACCGGCGCAATTAACGCGTTAAGTGTTCACGGGGGTGATGTGGGTTTGATTACCTCCCTGGGGGAAGAACTGAGCGTAGATGCTTTTAAAAGTGTCTTCATTAACGATTCCACTCGGacattcctgtaaaaaaaagtcacaaaagaGCACATCTGAAACAGGAGAATCCCGTCTCCATTTTAAGCAAAACAAAGTTAATAACGACGGGAATCACCAAACTTCCTTGGTTAACTCCAAAGTAGCCTAAGTAATTTATTAACTTTGGAAGTAACGTTCTCAGCATAACTGTTGTGGTGACCCaaattaatgtgtttatttatttatttatttatttaactaaatgtattgttacttttaaaaattttaacaaCCACCTTGAATTAATCAAAGGAGTGCATTGAGGCAATAAATATGCAAGGAAACTCAACAGCATTAATTGTTTAATGCCCTCAAGACAAAACAGTATTATACAGTCACTGAGCACATCAAGAGGAGCTCCGCTTGTAATAAGGAAATTAAATCTCAATACAAAGTGCCTTCAAGCGAAACCCCATTAACTACTGGAACTGCATAACAATACATTGTCATAAAATATGAGGGTACAACTATATAATatagtacatatatatatatatatccgtATATATatccgtatatatatatatatatccgtatatatatatatatatatatatatatatatatatatacatatatatatatatatatatatatatatatccgtatatatatatatgtatatatatatatatgatatatatatatatatatatcagatatatatatatatatatatatatatatatatacggatatatatatatatataatatatatatatacactatatatatatagatgtatatatatatatatgcggatatatatatatatatatatatatatatatacactcgtatatatatatatatgtattatatatatatatatgggatatatatatatatacgatatatatatatatatatatatatatagatatatatatgatatattatatatatattatatatatatcgtatatatatatatacatgtatatatatatatatatatatatatatattccgtatatagatatatatataatatatatatatatatccgtatatatatatatatatatatattcgtatat encodes:
- the LOC135254460 gene encoding Kv channel-interacting protein 4-like isoform X1, giving the protein MNFEGLEMIAVLVVVAVVVKVLEQFGFLEGITDDSVDDELEQSMVRHRPEALEHLEAETKFTKKELQILYRGFKNECPSGIVNEDTFKSIYAQFFPQGDASRYAHFLFNAFDTDYNGSVSFEDFVMGLSILLRGSVQEKLNWAFNLYDINKDGYVTKEEMLDIMRAIYDMMGRCTYPMLKDEAPRQHVELFFQKMDKNQDGVVTIDEFIDCCQKDENIMRSMQLFENVL
- the LOC135254460 gene encoding Kv channel-interacting protein 4-like isoform X2, translated to MSTCRKRCKRQILKFAQYAFRVITGTLNNDSVDDELEQSMVRHRPEALEHLEAETKFTKKELQILYRGFKNECPSGIVNEDTFKSIYAQFFPQGDASRYAHFLFNAFDTDYNGSVSFEDFVMGLSILLRGSVQEKLNWAFNLYDINKDGYVTKEEMLDIMRAIYDMMGRCTYPMLKDEAPRQHVELFFQKMDKNQDGVVTIDEFIDCCQKDENIMRSMQLFENVL